One window of the Candoia aspera isolate rCanAsp1 chromosome 16, rCanAsp1.hap2, whole genome shotgun sequence genome contains the following:
- the ENDOG gene encoding endonuclease G, mitochondrial — translation MPLAPPAQSRCPFKKRREGTVATFHSFDPGAFHPDPGAAFAPLDGMRRWWSNLAPAAASLALGVGLGAGWARGQSRGSAPAEGLLARLPVLPVAAAASLEVARGGGGGGGELAKYGLPGLSQLRSRESYVLCYDPRARSALWVVERLDAAALRGSSERAACEFREDDSVHPYHRASNADYRGGGFDRGHLAAAANHKWSQKAMGDTFYLSNIAPQHPHLNQNAWNNLEKYCRSLTKSHQNVYVCTGPLFLARMEADGKMYVKYQVIGQNQVAVPTHFFKVLILEKPSGEVELRSYVMPNTPVDEKVPLERFLVPIESIERASGLLFVPNIMKRTSNLKAITAGSPA, via the exons ATGCCCCTGGCCCCACCAGCTCAGAGCCGTTGCCCCTTTAAGAAGCGGCGAGAAGGGACTGTAGCGACGTTCCATTCCTTTGATCCCGGCGCGTTCCATCCGGACCCGGGAGCGGCGTTCGCCCCCCTCGACGGGATGCGGCGCTGGTGGAGCAACCTGGCGCCCGCGGCGGCCTCGCTGGCCCTCGGGGTGGGCCTGGGCGCGGGCTGGGCCCGCGGGCAGAGCCGGGGGTCGGCGCCCGCGGAGGGGCTGCTGGCGCGGCTCCCCGTCCTgccggtggcggcggcggcgtcccTGGAGGTGGcccggggcgggggcgggggcggcggcgagCTGGCCAAGTACGGCCTGCCGGGGCTGTCGCAGCTGCGGAGCCGCGAGTCCTACGTGCTGTGCTACGACCCGCGCGCCCGGAGCGCCCTCTGGGTGGTGGAGCGGCTGGACGCCGCCGCCCTGCGCGGCTCCTCGGAGCGCGCCGCCTGCGAGTTCCGCGAGGACGACTCGGTCCACCCCTACCACCGCGCCAGCAACGCGGATTACCGGGGCGGCGGCTTCGACCGCGGCCACCTGGCGGCGGCGGCCAACCACAAGTGGAGCCAGAAAGCCATGGGGGACACCTTCTACTTGAGCAACATCGCCCCCCAG CATCCTCACCTGAATCAGAACGCCTGGAATAACTTGGAAAAATATTGTCGGAGCTTAACGAAGAGTCACCAGAATGTTTACGTCTGCACCGGACCACTTTTCCTAGCCAG GATGGAGGCAGATGGGAAAATGTACGTGAAATACCAAGTGATTGGGCAAAACCAGGTGGCTGTCCCCACCCACTTCTTCAAGGTGCTGATCCTAGAGAAGCCCAGTGGGGAAGTGGAACTGCGGTCCTACGTCATGCCCAACACACCTGTAGATGAGAAAGTCCCCCTGGAGCGTTTCCTGGTCCCCATCGAGAGCATCGAGAGAGCGTCGGGCCTCCTCTTTGTTCCCAATATCATGAAAAGGACCAGCAATTTGAAAGCGATCACAGCTGGAAGCCCTGCCTGA
- the TBC1D13 gene encoding TBC1 domain family member 13 isoform X2, protein MIIQPGIAKAELGVFREDVTLEDHPLNPNPNSQWNTYFKDNEVLLQIDKDVRRLYPDMAFFQRPTEYPCLLILDPQNDFETLRKRVEQTTLKSQTVARNRSGVTNVSSPVKTPVVGEYEVLPDGSEAHWEVVERILFIYAKLNPGIAYVQGMNEIVGPLYYTFATDPNGEWKGHAEADTFFCFTNLMSEIRDNFIKSLDDSQCGITYKMEKVYITLKEKDAELYMKLQEQNIKPQFFAFRWLTLLLSQEFLLPDVIRIWDSLFADDNRFDFLLLVCCAMLMLIRDQLLEGDFTLNMRLLQDYPISDVHLILKTAKDLQDSK, encoded by the exons ATGATTATTCAACCAGGAATAGCTAAAGCTGAACTTGGAGTCTTCAGGGAGGACGTCACCTTGGAGGATCAT CCACTGAATCCAAACCCCAACAGCCAGTGGAACACTTACTTCAAGGACAACGAAGTGCTGTTACAGATTGACAAGGATGTCCG GAGGCTATATCCTGATATGGCCTTCTTCCAGCGTCCAACTGAGTATCCTTGTCTGTTGATCCTCGACCCCCAGAACGACTTTGAGACCCTTCGCAAGCGAGTGGAACAGACGACCCTCAAATCACAGACAGTGGCCCGAAACCGGAGCGGGGTCACCAAC GTGAGTTCACCAGTTAAAACACCAGTGGTGGGCGAATATGAAGTTCTGCCTGATGGCTCAGAAGCCCACTGGGAAGTAGTAGAACGAATCCTCTTCATTTACGCAAAGCTGAACCCCGGAATTGCCTACGTCCAAGGGATGAACGAAATTGTTGGGCCTCTTTATTACACGTTTGCTACAGACCCCAACGGCGAATGGAAAG GGCACGCCGAGGCCGACACCTTCTTCTGCTTCACGAACCTCATGTCTGAGATCAGGGATAACTTCATCAAAAGCCTGGATGACTCTCAGTGCGGCATCACCTACAAGATGGAGAAGGTCTACATCACTTTGAAAGAGAAAGATGCAGAGCTTTACATGAAGCTG CAAGAACAGAACATCAAACCACAGTTTTTTGCTTTCCGCTGGCTAACACTCCTGCTGTCTCAAGAGTTCCTGCTGCCCGATGTCATTCGCATCTGGGACTCCCTCTTCGCTGACGACAATCGCTTTGACTTCCTCTTGCTGGTCTGCTGCGCCATGTTGAT GCTCATTCGAGATCAACTGCTAGAAGGAGATTTTACTTTAAATATGCGGCTTCTGCAG GACTACCCCATCTCTGACGTTCACCTGATTTTGAAGACAGCGAAGGACCTTCAAGACTCTAAATAG